In Mongoliitalea daihaiensis, one DNA window encodes the following:
- a CDS encoding MBL fold metallo-hydrolase codes for MLYLKTFTFNPFQENTYIAYDETKKAVIFDPGCYEKQERDQLTFFIHQEQLEVVALINTHCHIDHVLGNAFIKHTYQVPLWIHSKEIPVLKSVSAYAPSYGFQAYQETEADELLDSHTRFKIGTESLEIRFVPGHAPGHLVFYHAPSGICIVGDTLFQGSIGRTDLPGGDHQTLLAAIREELFTLPDDTKVYPGHGPATTIGIEKIHNPFVGKNARF; via the coding sequence ATGCTTTATCTTAAAACATTCACCTTTAACCCTTTTCAGGAAAATACATACATCGCCTACGATGAGACAAAAAAGGCTGTCATCTTTGATCCGGGGTGTTATGAGAAACAAGAGAGAGATCAATTGACTTTTTTTATTCATCAAGAGCAATTAGAGGTAGTAGCACTTATCAATACGCATTGCCATATAGACCATGTTTTGGGTAATGCTTTTATTAAGCATACCTACCAAGTCCCTTTGTGGATCCACTCAAAAGAAATTCCTGTACTCAAATCCGTATCTGCCTATGCCCCAAGTTATGGATTTCAGGCGTATCAAGAGACGGAAGCAGATGAGCTCTTAGATTCTCACACAAGATTTAAGATAGGGACTGAATCATTAGAAATTCGTTTTGTACCCGGACATGCGCCAGGGCACCTAGTATTTTACCATGCTCCTTCGGGTATTTGTATAGTAGGTGATACGTTGTTTCAAGGAAGTATAGGTAGAACAGATCTTCCGGGAGGAGATCATCAAACACTTCTTGCTGCCATCCGAGAGGAATTATTTACCTTGCCTGATGATACAAAAGTTTATCCAGGGCACGGTCCCGCCACGACAATAGGGATTGAAAAAATTCATAACCCATTTGTTGGTAAAAACGCACGATTTTGA